From the Candidatus Krumholzibacteriota bacterium genome, one window contains:
- a CDS encoding DUF58 domain-containing protein produces the protein MPPEKKDLSSFLQPEVVSRIARMDLRARLIVEGFIAGLHRSPYHGFSVEFAEYRQYNAGESTRNIDWKIFAKTDRYYTKIFEDETNLSATILLDRSASMDFGSREITKLRYGTLLCAALAFLMIRQRDAVGLALFDEKIVEMIPHKSVRKHLFHILNALEKATPGAKTRISETLHQIAEKVKRRGLIILVSDLFDDPGEILSGLRHFRHRGHEIVVFHLLDPLELSLDYRGEVRFVDRETGEKIRTQPWFLKKEYRADIEEWIKGLEISCKENAIDYNLVTIDTSFDQALVSYLGKRRRMG, from the coding sequence ATGCCCCCGGAAAAAAAAGATCTAAGCAGCTTTCTCCAGCCAGAGGTAGTAAGCAGGATCGCGCGGATGGATCTGAGGGCGAGATTGATCGTCGAGGGATTCATCGCCGGGCTGCACAGGTCGCCTTATCACGGGTTTTCGGTCGAGTTCGCGGAATACAGGCAGTACAACGCCGGAGAATCGACAAGGAATATCGACTGGAAGATATTTGCCAAGACGGACCGGTATTATACAAAGATATTCGAAGACGAGACAAACCTGAGCGCGACCATCCTGCTCGACAGAAGCGCCTCGATGGATTTCGGCAGCAGGGAGATCACCAAGCTGAGATACGGGACGCTTCTCTGCGCGGCCCTGGCGTTTCTTATGATCAGGCAGCGCGACGCGGTAGGGCTTGCCCTTTTTGACGAAAAAATAGTCGAGATGATACCTCACAAGTCAGTAAGAAAACACCTTTTTCACATATTGAACGCTCTCGAAAAGGCCACTCCCGGAGCGAAGACCCGGATCAGCGAAACCCTCCACCAGATCGCCGAAAAGGTGAAAAGGCGCGGGCTGATCATCCTGGTAAGCGATTTGTTCGACGATCCGGGAGAAATCCTGAGCGGGTTGAGACATTTCAGGCACAGAGGGCACGAGATAGTCGTATTTCATCTTCTCGATCCTCTCGAGCTTTCTCTCGATTACAGGGGAGAAGTGAGGTTCGTCGACAGGGAAACGGGGGAGAAGATCAGGACACAACCCTGGTTTTTAAAAAAGGAATACCGGGCCGACATCGAAGAATGGATCAAGGGTCTTGAAATATCGTGCAAGGAAAACGCGATAGACTATAACCTGGTCACTATCGATACATCTTTCGATCAGGCTCTGGTCTCTTATCTCGGAAAGAGGCGGAGGATGGGATAG
- a CDS encoding S9 family peptidase yields the protein MKFRLSVAILLVLTAMISSCAEKGVREYTIEQFMDNVIVSGGYFSHDEKNLLVTMDESKIFNAYRIPISGGPADQLTDSRKHSVFALSYFPEDNRFLYLSDKGGNEIYHIYLRDEDGIIEDLTPEVKARALFYGWTKNEDNFVFGSNKRDSKYMDIYLMDIETLTPKMIYLNDAGYNFAWISDDMRYMAFSRVLTEHDTEMYIYDRETGEMRHISEHTGDIIYTPLEFSKDSNYLYYLTDEESEFTYLKKYELATGKSETVEKADWDISFSYCSWNGTYRATGINNDGRTEIRIYRTETGELVELPAFPDGVISSVGFSKSERYMRFHLSDPRSTNNLFVYDFETGKYRKLTDSMNPEINRNDLVEPEIVRYRSFDDEVIPALYFKPKGIKPGESVPAIVYVHGGPGGQARVGYSALLQYLVNHGYAVLAVNNRGSSGYGKRFSALDDHSHGNGDLRDCVEGKNWLIKTGYVDPGRIGILGGSYGGYIVLAALAFQPEEFAAGVDLFGISNWVRTLSNIPPWWENYRDALYKEIGDPETDEEYLKSISPLFHAENIKRPLMVLQGANDPRVFKIESDEIVEAARRNGAVVEYMVFDDEGHGFLKKENRLAGYGAVLKFLDRHLKNSDRTN from the coding sequence ATGAAATTCAGGCTATCGGTTGCGATACTTCTCGTTCTGACCGCGATGATATCATCCTGCGCGGAAAAAGGTGTCAGGGAATACACGATCGAACAGTTCATGGATAACGTGATCGTGTCGGGCGGATATTTTTCGCATGACGAGAAAAACCTGCTGGTGACGATGGACGAGTCGAAGATCTTCAACGCTTACAGGATACCGATAAGTGGAGGCCCCGCCGACCAGCTTACGGATTCTCGTAAACATTCCGTTTTCGCCCTTTCATATTTTCCGGAAGATAACAGGTTTCTCTACCTGAGCGACAAGGGTGGAAACGAGATATACCATATATACCTGCGCGATGAAGACGGCATAATCGAAGATCTCACTCCGGAGGTAAAAGCGAGGGCGCTTTTCTATGGATGGACGAAAAATGAGGATAACTTCGTTTTCGGATCGAACAAGCGAGACTCGAAGTATATGGATATCTACCTGATGGATATCGAGACGTTAACTCCTAAGATGATATATCTCAACGACGCGGGATATAATTTCGCCTGGATCTCAGATGACATGAGATATATGGCTTTCTCCAGAGTGCTGACAGAGCATGATACCGAGATGTACATCTATGACCGCGAAACAGGAGAGATGAGACATATATCGGAACACACCGGGGATATAATATATACACCTCTCGAGTTCAGCAAGGACTCGAACTACCTGTATTATCTCACAGACGAGGAAAGCGAATTCACATATCTGAAAAAATACGAACTGGCGACCGGGAAGAGCGAGACGGTTGAAAAAGCCGACTGGGATATCAGCTTCTCCTACTGCTCGTGGAATGGAACGTACCGGGCGACGGGAATAAATAATGACGGAAGGACAGAGATCAGGATTTACAGGACAGAAACGGGAGAGCTGGTAGAGCTCCCAGCATTTCCAGACGGCGTCATATCTTCCGTGGGGTTTTCAAAAAGCGAAAGATACATGAGGTTCCATCTGAGCGATCCAAGATCGACGAACAACCTTTTCGTCTATGACTTCGAAACGGGAAAGTACAGGAAGCTGACAGATTCGATGAATCCGGAGATCAACAGAAACGATCTTGTAGAACCGGAGATCGTAAGATACAGGTCGTTTGACGACGAAGTGATACCTGCCCTTTACTTCAAGCCGAAAGGGATAAAACCAGGAGAGAGCGTGCCAGCGATAGTCTACGTTCACGGCGGACCGGGCGGGCAGGCGCGAGTCGGGTATTCGGCGCTGCTGCAGTATCTTGTAAATCATGGATACGCCGTCCTCGCGGTGAACAACAGGGGAAGCTCCGGGTATGGAAAGCGTTTTTCCGCTTTGGACGACCACAGCCATGGCAACGGAGACCTTCGAGACTGCGTCGAAGGTAAAAACTGGCTTATCAAGACGGGGTATGTCGATCCTGGCCGGATAGGGATACTGGGAGGAAGCTATGGAGGATATATCGTGCTTGCCGCTCTCGCGTTCCAGCCGGAAGAGTTCGCGGCGGGGGTGGATCTCTTCGGTATATCAAACTGGGTAAGGACTTTGAGCAATATACCACCCTGGTGGGAAAATTACAGGGACGCGTTGTACAAGGAGATCGGAGATCCGGAGACAGACGAAGAGTACCTGAAAAGTATCTCGCCCCTTTTCCATGCCGAAAATATAAAAAGGCCTCTTATGGTCCTGCAGGGCGCGAATGACCCGAGGGTCTTCAAGATAGAATCGGACGAGATCGTCGAAGCGGCCAGAAGGAACGGCGCGGTAGTAGAATATATGGTATTCGACGATGAAGGGCACGGATTCCTTAAAAAGGAGAACAGGCTGGCCGGGTACGGCGCTGTCCTGAAATTTCTCGACAGACACCTTAAAAACAGCGACAGGACAAATTAA
- a CDS encoding MoxR family ATPase produces MDHNKEEIILARFADAYGRLRAEIAKVIIGQDRVVDELITALFAGGHCLLVGVPGLAKTLLVSTVAECLGLDFSRIQFTPDLMPSDIMGTEVLEEDKSTHGRVFRFIRGPVFSNIVLADEINRTPPKTQAALLQAMQEYDVTVGGMTHALERPFFVLATQNPIELEGTYPLPEAQLDRFMFNIRVDYPSEQEELAIVDTTTSALPETPEKIIGGEEIVEIQKMIMKVPVSKKILSYAVRLVRASRDGTFPGVGKYLSWGAGPRAGQYLILGAKTRAVMTGRTTPDIDDVREVAWPVLRHRLVANFHAEADGITADELVGRLLDTVEQ; encoded by the coding sequence ATGGATCATAACAAGGAAGAGATCATTCTTGCCCGGTTCGCCGACGCGTATGGAAGGCTCAGGGCCGAGATCGCAAAAGTAATAATAGGGCAGGACAGGGTGGTCGACGAGCTGATCACCGCGCTTTTCGCCGGCGGGCACTGTCTTCTCGTCGGCGTCCCCGGCCTTGCGAAGACACTTCTCGTTTCGACGGTAGCAGAATGTCTCGGCCTTGACTTTTCCCGGATCCAGTTCACTCCAGACCTGATGCCAAGCGATATCATGGGGACCGAGGTCCTCGAAGAAGACAAATCGACTCACGGCAGGGTATTCAGGTTCATCAGGGGGCCTGTCTTCTCGAATATAGTCCTTGCCGACGAGATCAACAGGACTCCTCCAAAAACACAGGCGGCCCTTCTGCAGGCGATGCAGGAGTACGATGTCACCGTAGGCGGGATGACGCACGCGCTTGAAAGGCCGTTTTTCGTCCTTGCCACGCAGAATCCGATCGAGCTGGAAGGCACCTATCCTCTGCCCGAGGCGCAGCTGGACAGGTTCATGTTCAATATCAGGGTCGATTATCCCTCTGAGCAGGAAGAGCTAGCGATCGTCGACACTACTACCTCTGCTCTTCCCGAAACACCGGAGAAAATCATAGGCGGAGAAGAGATCGTTGAAATCCAAAAGATGATAATGAAGGTCCCGGTCTCGAAAAAGATCCTCTCCTACGCGGTGAGGCTCGTGCGGGCTAGCAGAGATGGAACCTTTCCCGGCGTGGGAAAGTATCTTTCGTGGGGAGCCGGCCCGAGGGCGGGGCAGTATCTTATACTCGGAGCAAAGACCAGGGCGGTTATGACTGGCAGGACGACACCGGACATTGATGATGTGCGGGAAGTCGCCTGGCCGGTACTTCGTCACAGGCTTGTGGCAAATTTCCACGCCGAAGCAGACGGAATCACTGCCGATGAACTCGTTGGCAGGCTGCTGGACACTGTCGAGCAATGA
- the mfd gene encoding transcription-repair coupling factor, which translates to MWDDLKNKILGLPAGVGLMKRIRQEKARVPVRGLSGSARALLVSAIAGELGGNFMIVAADPVKARDIEADLVSFGVEGVVSYPEDEILPYDYHDPDRNLTGMQMRALEALCEGECRILVCTLRSVLKKVYSRDSFVSLLLDIVRGNEMDLISLAADLTARGYERHAIVEEKGQFAIRGGILDIFEVSSDDPVRIEFDGDTVITVRDFDVESQRSGAEKETIRIRPFHHLCPDAGGLERLREFLSADIDSLGREERFKRLLPADRLEEGIHFFGMEHYAAAVHELSPIFEYFDSPPVIAIYDMEDMRTLLGDIRDETVERYAASRKEGNFYPPPEQVYISEEELAGYIGKMRTLEFISFSDDKAVTFFTTPAGDYRRKMNGLVTDIRKALDKDLQVFLFCSTMVQSERAEELLSDVSIEIDFPLGFLSGGFRWEDAGVLFLSEEEVFGRFHRPWHSPRARSRSLTYDPSHFKPGDFIVHLSHGVGRYMGMRKLEIEGGMTECLDIRYEGDDRLFIPVSHLRMVEKYIASDGASPALASLGSKAWKKAKERARKSAGNIALDLLEIYAARKVAKGFACGPDKPWQKEVEASFPWEETPHQLEATAEVKKDLENLIPMDRLLCGDVGFGKTEVALRAAFKVVVEGKQAAFLVPTTVLALQHYNTLRERLQGYPVSIEMLSRFVPSARQKKIVEGLAEGKVDIVIGTHRLISKDVHFRDLGLVIVDEEHRFGVKQKEAFKKLKRSVDVLSMTATPIPRTLSMAISGLRDISVIDTAPRNRLPIHTEILPFDDERIREAVMREINRGGQVFFVHNRVQSITVMEGYLQRLLPDRVRIAHAHGQMKERELERIMVDFLEGKFDLLLCTMIIEAGLDFPNVNTIIINRSDRFGLAQLYQLRGRVGRSDRKAHAYMLIPKGRTLTATALKRLQAISEFDYLGAGYRIAMRDLEIRGAGNLLGHQQSGQINSVGLDLYARMIREEIARSSGEEIEEEREAKMVIPVPAYLPEEFVHDSEERMDIYRRVARAGEAGEVFEIGLELRDRFGPLPAPAENMLKLVELRTRAQNVRLDKVEIDTAGRLRARFEPGHTPGKRLLAAIVDRFGGRLTFHTDVGFSLSVKPEYRDDTADGRSRRSAMGKESPGIADFESLLNLLEFSAK; encoded by the coding sequence ATGTGGGATGACCTGAAGAATAAGATCCTCGGCCTTCCTGCAGGCGTCGGCCTGATGAAAAGGATAAGGCAGGAGAAGGCGAGAGTCCCGGTGAGAGGATTGTCGGGAAGCGCGAGAGCGCTTCTTGTCTCGGCGATAGCGGGAGAGCTCGGAGGCAACTTCATGATCGTGGCGGCCGATCCTGTAAAGGCGAGGGACATAGAGGCAGATCTGGTCAGTTTCGGGGTAGAGGGAGTGGTATCGTATCCCGAAGACGAGATCCTGCCGTATGATTATCACGATCCCGATAGGAATCTCACCGGAATGCAGATGAGGGCGCTCGAAGCGCTCTGCGAGGGAGAGTGCAGGATCCTCGTCTGCACCTTGCGCTCCGTTCTTAAAAAGGTATACAGCAGGGATTCTTTCGTTTCCCTCCTTCTCGATATCGTACGAGGAAATGAAATGGACCTTATTTCCCTCGCCGCCGATCTGACCGCTCGCGGTTACGAGAGGCACGCGATAGTCGAGGAAAAAGGACAATTCGCCATAAGGGGTGGGATTCTTGACATATTCGAGGTCAGCTCTGATGATCCGGTGAGAATCGAGTTTGATGGCGACACGGTCATCACTGTCAGGGATTTCGACGTTGAGTCCCAAAGGTCCGGCGCGGAAAAGGAAACAATAAGGATAAGGCCCTTTCATCATCTGTGTCCCGACGCGGGCGGGCTGGAAAGACTAAGGGAATTCCTCTCCGCCGATATCGATTCTCTCGGCAGGGAAGAAAGGTTCAAGCGGCTTCTTCCCGCTGACAGGCTCGAAGAAGGGATCCACTTTTTCGGAATGGAGCATTATGCCGCTGCCGTCCACGAGTTGTCGCCGATCTTTGAATATTTTGATTCCCCTCCGGTGATCGCGATATATGACATGGAAGATATGAGGACTTTGCTCGGAGATATCCGCGATGAGACGGTGGAGAGATACGCCGCGTCGAGAAAGGAAGGCAACTTCTATCCTCCTCCCGAACAGGTATACATTTCGGAAGAAGAACTGGCCGGTTATATCGGAAAAATGCGTACGCTCGAATTCATCTCGTTCTCTGACGACAAAGCAGTCACTTTTTTTACAACTCCGGCCGGAGACTACAGAAGAAAGATGAACGGGCTTGTCACCGATATCCGGAAAGCTCTTGATAAAGATCTGCAGGTCTTTCTCTTCTGTTCGACAATGGTGCAGAGTGAAAGGGCCGAAGAACTTCTTTCGGATGTCTCGATCGAGATCGATTTTCCTCTGGGGTTCCTGTCGGGCGGATTCAGGTGGGAGGACGCCGGAGTACTTTTCCTCAGCGAGGAAGAAGTCTTCGGGAGGTTCCACAGGCCCTGGCATTCCCCCCGGGCGAGGAGCCGATCCCTTACTTACGATCCTTCACATTTTAAACCGGGGGATTTCATAGTACATCTGAGCCATGGGGTAGGCCGTTATATGGGGATGCGGAAACTCGAGATCGAGGGAGGGATGACGGAATGCCTGGATATTCGTTACGAGGGGGACGACAGGCTTTTTATTCCCGTCTCGCATCTGAGGATGGTGGAAAAATATATCGCCTCGGACGGCGCTTCGCCGGCTCTGGCAAGCCTCGGCAGCAAGGCATGGAAAAAGGCCAAGGAAAGGGCGAGAAAAAGCGCCGGCAATATCGCGCTGGATCTTCTCGAGATATACGCGGCCAGGAAGGTAGCAAAAGGATTCGCCTGTGGACCGGACAAGCCCTGGCAGAAAGAGGTCGAAGCGTCGTTTCCATGGGAGGAGACGCCGCATCAGCTCGAAGCGACGGCCGAAGTCAAGAAGGATCTCGAAAATCTCATCCCGATGGACAGGCTGCTGTGCGGCGACGTCGGGTTTGGAAAAACGGAAGTAGCGCTTCGAGCCGCGTTCAAGGTCGTGGTCGAGGGGAAACAGGCAGCCTTTCTCGTTCCGACGACAGTCCTGGCTCTGCAGCATTACAACACTCTTCGCGAGAGGCTCCAGGGGTATCCCGTATCGATCGAGATGCTGAGCAGGTTCGTTCCTTCAGCCCGGCAGAAAAAGATCGTGGAAGGTTTGGCCGAAGGCAAGGTCGACATTGTTATCGGGACGCACAGGCTGATATCAAAAGATGTTCATTTCAGGGACCTGGGGCTCGTGATCGTCGATGAAGAACACAGGTTCGGGGTGAAACAAAAAGAGGCGTTCAAAAAACTTAAAAGGAGCGTCGATGTGCTGAGCATGACGGCGACGCCGATACCAAGGACGCTCTCGATGGCGATATCGGGACTCAGGGACATCTCGGTCATAGACACGGCGCCCCGTAACAGGCTGCCGATACATACGGAGATCCTTCCCTTTGACGATGAGAGGATACGGGAAGCGGTCATGAGAGAAATAAACCGCGGAGGGCAGGTCTTTTTTGTGCACAACAGAGTGCAGTCGATAACGGTGATGGAAGGATACCTTCAGAGGTTGTTGCCCGACAGGGTAAGGATAGCTCACGCGCACGGGCAGATGAAAGAAAGGGAGCTGGAGAGGATCATGGTCGATTTCCTGGAAGGAAAGTTCGACCTCCTGCTTTGCACGATGATAATAGAAGCGGGGCTTGATTTCCCAAACGTCAATACCATTATAATCAACAGGTCGGACCGGTTCGGGCTGGCCCAGCTCTACCAGCTTCGCGGCCGGGTGGGGAGATCCGACAGAAAAGCTCATGCCTATATGCTTATTCCAAAAGGACGGACCCTTACCGCTACGGCGCTTAAAAGGCTCCAGGCGATAAGCGAGTTTGATTATCTGGGGGCTGGTTACAGGATAGCGATGAGAGACCTGGAGATCAGGGGCGCCGGCAATCTTCTCGGCCACCAGCAGTCCGGACAGATTAACTCGGTAGGCCTCGATCTGTACGCGAGAATGATCAGGGAGGAGATCGCCAGGTCAAGCGGGGAAGAGATAGAGGAAGAGAGAGAGGCGAAGATGGTGATCCCGGTGCCAGCATACCTGCCCGAAGAATTCGTCCACGACTCAGAGGAAAGGATGGATATATACAGAAGGGTAGCGCGTGCAGGTGAGGCCGGGGAAGTATTCGAGATCGGCCTGGAACTGAGGGACCGGTTCGGTCCACTTCCTGCGCCGGCGGAGAATATGCTAAAGCTCGTTGAACTCAGGACAAGAGCGCAAAACGTCCGCCTGGATAAGGTCGAGATCGATACTGCAGGCCGGCTACGCGCGAGGTTTGAACCGGGGCATACTCCGGGAAAAAGACTACTCGCGGCGATTGTCGACAGGTTCGGGGGAAGGCTGACATTTCATACCGATGTCGGATTTTCCCTTTCCGTCAAACCGGAATACCGGGATGATACCGCTGATGGGAGATCGCGGCGGTCGGCCATGGGGAAAGAATCACCGGGTATCGCTGATTTTGAAAGTTTATTGAATTTATTGGAATTTTCTGCTAAATAA
- a CDS encoding BatA and WFA domain-containing protein, with amino-acid sequence MDFLNPLFLVMLGAVAVPILIHFFSRRKIPEIVFSSLIFLRGSERRSMRKIDFRRLLLLLLRVAGVALIALAFARPVIRGGLAAIFPGEGSGAVCILIDRSYSMSVEEGETTAFQKGIDRALEITGMLGEEDEVAIYLFDTRVIKILETDRFRAAQVSEILKKQETSFYGTDLAAAVAAGRERLLSGRREIRELFIISDFQKSGFTAGADLPENALDISDSSGGVGREERRRIRTFLIPVGEDAPANVSIDKVVTPGKVVHKGETAAVSVVMRNHSQRLGAKFPIRISVDGKIVHEREIEIAPAGSKTEKALIQIDRSGWIEGLASKRNDRLKADDSRFFSFHSRKRDRVLLISDSEEYYLRQALNPGENDEEIELRRKKWDDFVTADLDWADLVIAGPGVGPAQREIGILEEYLSGGGGIFALVTRGHEKMIKELSNHQPGVDFNGREETIDYDQEKPPFLSPFDREDMKALFRIRFRGPPVVTGIPPGEVDLRFESGHPFVWSESVEKGRIVFASIDPVPEGGDLVLSPLFLPLVRQLLFSVDPALAGTEGRKVGERFVLRREAEGIRAVLPGGVEYIPSDLSGGAPGKVEKELSAGAMITAGDEPGFVRIEAADSTIELIPVNIESSAESRLEKVETAVIADMLGVDDSVLIPQGGDLLGHLEMAREGREISGALVIAALMIFFVELLVSQRKDMAAARSDRDVG; translated from the coding sequence ATGGATTTTCTCAACCCATTATTTCTGGTGATGCTCGGAGCCGTGGCAGTTCCGATCCTCATCCATTTTTTCAGCAGGAGAAAGATCCCCGAGATCGTATTCAGCTCTCTGATCTTCCTGAGAGGATCTGAGCGCCGGAGTATGCGCAAGATCGATTTCAGGCGTCTTCTTCTGCTCCTGCTCAGGGTCGCCGGCGTCGCTCTCATCGCTCTGGCTTTCGCGCGGCCGGTGATCAGGGGCGGCCTTGCGGCGATATTTCCAGGCGAAGGATCCGGGGCGGTATGTATCCTGATAGACAGGAGCTACAGCATGTCCGTCGAGGAAGGAGAAACGACCGCTTTCCAGAAAGGGATAGACCGGGCTCTTGAAATAACCGGCATGCTGGGCGAAGAGGACGAGGTCGCTATCTACCTTTTCGATACGAGGGTGATAAAAATACTGGAGACAGACAGATTCAGGGCGGCACAGGTTTCGGAGATCCTGAAAAAGCAGGAGACATCATTTTACGGGACAGATCTGGCCGCGGCAGTGGCTGCAGGCAGGGAAAGACTTCTTTCAGGAAGAAGAGAGATCAGGGAGCTTTTTATAATCTCTGATTTTCAGAAAAGCGGATTCACCGCCGGCGCGGATCTTCCTGAAAACGCCCTGGATATCTCCGACTCTTCAGGCGGGGTGGGACGGGAAGAGAGACGAAGGATACGCACATTCCTTATCCCGGTAGGAGAAGACGCGCCGGCGAACGTCTCGATCGATAAGGTCGTGACTCCGGGAAAAGTGGTGCACAAGGGGGAAACGGCGGCGGTCAGCGTGGTGATGAGAAACCATTCTCAGCGGTTGGGGGCGAAATTTCCGATCAGGATATCGGTCGACGGAAAGATAGTGCATGAAAGGGAGATAGAAATAGCTCCGGCAGGCTCGAAGACAGAAAAAGCGCTGATACAGATCGACAGGTCTGGATGGATCGAAGGCTTGGCGAGCAAGCGGAATGACCGGCTTAAAGCCGATGACTCGAGGTTCTTCTCGTTTCATTCGAGAAAAAGAGACAGAGTCCTGCTGATCAGCGACAGCGAAGAGTACTATCTGCGGCAGGCATTGAATCCCGGAGAAAATGACGAGGAGATCGAACTGAGGCGTAAAAAATGGGATGATTTCGTGACCGCGGATCTCGATTGGGCGGATCTCGTCATCGCCGGGCCGGGAGTCGGGCCGGCACAAAGGGAGATCGGGATACTCGAGGAGTATCTCTCTGGCGGGGGAGGGATTTTCGCTCTCGTCACGAGGGGTCATGAAAAGATGATAAAAGAACTTTCAAACCACCAGCCGGGAGTCGATTTCAACGGAAGGGAAGAGACGATAGATTATGACCAGGAGAAACCGCCATTCCTCTCCCCCTTCGATCGAGAGGATATGAAGGCGCTTTTCAGGATAAGATTCAGGGGGCCGCCGGTCGTCACCGGCATTCCGCCGGGAGAGGTCGACCTGAGGTTTGAAAGCGGCCATCCCTTTGTGTGGAGCGAAAGCGTGGAAAAGGGAAGGATCGTCTTTGCTTCGATCGATCCCGTGCCAGAGGGCGGAGACCTTGTTCTCTCGCCTCTTTTCCTGCCACTCGTCAGGCAGCTTCTCTTTTCGGTCGATCCCGCTTTGGCCGGGACGGAGGGAAGAAAGGTGGGAGAACGGTTTGTTCTGCGGAGAGAGGCGGAGGGTATCAGGGCAGTCCTTCCCGGCGGCGTTGAATATATTCCGTCGGATCTTTCAGGAGGCGCCCCGGGAAAGGTTGAAAAAGAACTGTCCGCAGGCGCCATGATAACGGCAGGAGACGAACCGGGATTTGTAAGGATCGAGGCGGCAGATTCGACGATAGAACTTATTCCGGTCAATATTGAATCATCTGCCGAGTCCCGGCTCGAAAAAGTGGAGACTGCCGTCATCGCCGATATGCTCGGAGTAGACGATTCAGTCTTGATACCCCAAGGCGGGGATCTTCTCGGACATCTTGAAATGGCGAGGGAGGGAAGGGAAATATCAGGAGCCCTGGTTATTGCCGCGCTGATGATATTTTTCGTGGAACTGCTCGTGTCCCAGAGGAAGGATATGGCGGCGGCAAGGAGCGATCGGGATGTGGGATGA